Below is a genomic region from Streptomyces ferrugineus.
CGACGAGGTGCGCTGGTACACGGTGTTCGGCGGGGAGGCCACGCGTGCCGTCCTCGACCGGTACCGCGCGGGGCTCACCCCGGGTCCGGCGGTGGAGGTGGCGGCGTCCGAGCTGTCGCGGGCCACGCTCACCGACCTCGCCGGGCGGGCGCCGTACCAGGTCGTGACGTGCGAACTGGACGGCCGCCGCGGCCTGGTCCTCACCGGCACCGACTCCTCCGCTCTGACCGGCACCGCCGCCGCGCACGCCGCGCTCACCCTGCTCGACGGCGACCTCCCGCCGGGGCAGCTTCACTTCGCCGACCTCCCCGACCCCGGTCACGTCCTGCGTCGTATCGCCGAGGCACCCGCCGTGCGCGAACTGCTGCTGATCGACGGTCCCTTGGCCGATCTCCCTGTGGAAGAAGGAATCCTGTGACCAGAGTCATCGTCTGCGGCACCGGCTTCGGCCGCGTGTACCTCAGTGCCTTCCAGGAGCAGCCCGGGCCGGAGTTCCCGCTGCGGCTCACCGGCGTGCTCGGCCGGGGCAGCCCCCGCTCCAAGGCCTGCGCGGAGCGCTACGGCGTGCCCCTGCTCACCGACCCCGACGATGTGCCCGACATCGCCGACCTGGCCTGTGTGGTCGTGCCCAACGGGGTCGGCGGCGGGGAAGGCGCCGAGCTCGCGCGGCGGCTGATGGAGCGGGGGGTGCACGTACTGCACGAGCACCCGATCCACCAGTCGGAGCTGGCCGCGTGCCTGCGCACCGCCCGCAAGCACGGCGTCCAGTACCGGCTCAACACCTTCTATCCGCACCTCGCCCCGGTGCGCCGTTTCCTCGCTGCCGCCCGGCATCTGGCCGAGCGGCAGGAGCTGCTGTACGCGGAGGGCGCCTGCGCCATCCACGTGGCGTACGACCTGATCGACATCCTCGGCCAGGCTCTCGGCGGGCTGCGGCCCTGGCAGTTCACCGATCCGGCGCCCGGGGGCGGCCCGTTCAGCACCCTGGAGGGCCGTCTCGCCGGCGTCCCGGTCACCCTGCGGGTCCTGAACCAGCTCGACCCCGAGGACCCCGACAACCACACCCACCTGCTGCACCGCGCCGCCCTCGGCTTCACCGGCGGCACCCTCACCCTGGCGAGCACACACGGCCCCGTCCTGTGGAGCCCGGCGCTCCCCGCGCCCCGCGGCGACGACGGTGAGCTGGACTTCGACAGCGACGCCCACCGGCTGGTGCGGCTGCCGAGCGTGCAGCCGGTCGGTCCCGCCGAGGCTCCGACGCACCGCGAGGTCTACAACGAGGTCTGGCCGGAGGGCGTACGGCGGGCCCTGCGGGCCATGGTCGACGCGGCGGAGACGGGCGGGGATCCGATGCGCGCGGGCCAATACCACCTCACCCTCAGCCAGATCTGGCAGGACCTCACGGCCCGGCTCGGCTACCCCGAACTGGTCCGCCGCCCCGCACCCGAGCCGGTCACCGCGCCGGACCTGGTCGCGGCGGTACGCGCGCGGGAGGGCCTGTGACCGGCACGCACGCGGGAGGGCCTGTGACCGGCACGATCACCGCCTTCAACCCGCTCGACCTGAGCCACACCGACGACCCCTACCCGAGGCTGGCCGCGCTGCGCCGCGACCGGCCGGTCTCCACGCCGCTGCCCGGCTGGCACGTGGTCGTGCGGGACGCCGACGTACGGGCGGTGCTCGCGGCCCCGGAGGCGTGGTCGAGCCGCCGCAACAACACCTCCGTACCGGACACCCCGGAAGCGGACCGGGAGTTGGCGCTCTCCCAGCTCGACCCGCCCGCGCACACGCGGCTTCGGCGTCTGCTCTCCCCCGCCTTCGCGCGGACCGTGGTGGCGGGGCTGGAGCCCGTCGTGCGGGAGCGGGCCGAGACGCTGGCGGACGGGCTCAAGGGTGGTGGGGATCTTGTGGCCGCGTTCGCCGCCCCGCTGCCGCGTGCCGTGCTGGCCGCGTTCTGCGGGGTGGGCGACGGTGACGCGGCGGAGTACGACCGCTGGGCGGCCGGGTTCACGGATCTGCTGGGGCATCGGGCTCGACCCGAGTGGCCCGCGTTCGAGCGGTGGGCGCTGCGGGCCGCCGAGGGGCCCGCGCTGGGCGGCGTACTGGGGCGGCTGGACCGTGCGGAGGCCGTGGCCTTCCTGCACTTCCTGATCGTGGCCGGGGTGCCCAACCTCCGTCATGCGCTGGGGAATCTGGTGCTGCGGCTGCTGCGGGAGGACCACTGGCGGGCCGAGGGACTGCCGGACGCGATCGAGGAGTCGCTGCGGCTCGATCCGCCCGCACTGTGGCAGATGCGCACCGCCACCCGGGACGCCGTGCTGGCGGACACGCCGGTGCGGGCCGGGGAGCGGGTGATCGCCGTGGTCGCGTCCGCCAATCGTGACCCGGCGCGCTGGGGCGAGGACGCCGACGCGTTCCGGCCCGGCCGACCGGGGCTGCGGGCCCATCTGGCCTTCGGCAAGGGCCCGCACGCCTGCCTCGGTGCCTCCCTGACCCGGCTCCAGCTACGTGTCGCCGCCGAGGTGTTGATCGAGCGGTACCCGGGGCTGCGGCTCGCGTCCGACTTCCGGTTCCGGCGTGCCGGTGACTTCATGAGCCGCGGTCCCGCGGCGCTTCCCGTCCATGTGGAGTGACGAGTGACCTCTGTGACCAGTAACGCCAGTTCCGCGCCCTCACTGTGGCTGCGCCGGCCAGTTCCCCGGGCGGCGGCATCGATCTCCCTGGTGTGCTTTCCGCACGCGGGTGGCAGTGCCGCGTTCTACACCGCGTGGGCCCGGCTGCTGCCGCCGCACGTCGAGCTCGTCGCCGTGCAGTATCCGGGCCGGCAGGACCGGCTCACGGAGCCGGCCGCCCAGTCCATGGACGAGCTGGCTGTTGCCGTAGCCGAGGCGCTGCACGCCGATTGCCCGCACCGGGAGCGCGTCCTGTTCGGGCACAGCATGGGTGCCTCGGTCGCGTGGGAGACGGCCCTGCGGCTGGAGGCATCCGGCGCTCCGCCACGGCATGTCTTCGTCTCCGGCCGCCCCGGACCGCGCCGCCAGCGCCCCGGCACGGTTCATCTGCGCGACGACGACGGCCTCGCCGCCGAGTTGCGCCGCCTCGACGGCACCCACGCCGAACTGCTCGACGACCCGGAGGTACGGGCCGTGCTGCTGCCTTCGGTACGCGCCGACTACCGCCTCATCGAGACCTACCGCGCGGATCCGGCGGCCCGGCTGCGCTGCCCGCTCACCGCGCTCACCGGAGACCGAGACGAGGAGGCGCCCGTGACGGACGTCGCGGCCTGGAGCACCGCCACTGAGAGCGTCTTCAGCAGCCTGGTGCTGCCCGGCGGGCACTTCTACCTGGTGCCGCAGGCGGAGCGGGTCGTCGCCGCCGTCCTCGACACGTGCGGCGCGCCCACCCTCCACCCCATGTTTCCCTGACCTGACCGGCCTGACTGGAGCGACATGACCACCCTTCCGGAAGCGGCCCCCGCGCGCGTCGACCTGACCGCGCTCGCCGACCTCGTCACGCCGTGGGCGATCCGGGTCGCGGCGACCCTGCGCCTGGCCGACCACATCGCCGCGGGCCACACGGCCCTGCCCGACCTGGCCCGAGCGGCGGATGCCGACGCGGACGCGCTGCGCCGCATGCTGCGCGTGCTCGTCGGCCGCGGTGTCTTCGCCGAGCCACGACAGGACACATACGCCCTGACGCCGGCGGCGGAACTCCTCAAGGACAGCGGGGCGTTCGGGCTGCGGGCCTGGTTCGACCTGGACGGCATGGGCGGGCGGATGGACCAGGCGTTCGGGCGGCTCCTCGACACCGTGCGGACCGGGGAGCCCGCGTATCCCCTCGTGCACGGCCGGTCCTTGTGGCAGGACACCCTGGACGACCCCGAACTCGCTCGTTCCTACGCCGACTTGATGGCCGCGCATACGAGGTTCGCGGCGCCGGAGGTCGTGGCCGCCCACCCGTGGCCCGAACGCGGGCACGTGGTCGACGTCGGCGGCGGCTCCGGGTCGCTGCTCAGCCGACTGCTGACCGCACGGCCGGGGCTGCGCGGCACACTGCTCGACCTGCCTGAGGCGGCGGAGGAAGCCGGCCGGGCGCTGGCGGCCGCCGGGCACGCGGAGCGCGCCTCGGTGCACCCAGGGAGCTTCTTCGACCCGCTGCCGACGGGTGCGGACCTGTATCTCCTCACCTGGGTCCTGCACGACTGGAACGACGACGACGCGGTGCGCATCCTGCGCCGCTGTGCCGAGGCGACGGCCGACGGCGCGGGCTCGGTCCTGATCGTGGAGAACCTGGTCACCGAGGGGCGTCGCGCCGACGTGGCCGCCGCCATGGATCTACGGCTGCTGGTGCTGTTCGGCGGGCGCGAGCGTACGCCGGGGCAGCTGGACGAGCTGGTGTCCCGGGCGGGACTGCGGGTGACCGGGCGCCGCGTCACCGGGACCGGGATCCATCTCGTGACCTGCTCCAGGTGACACACGGCGACAGACGGCGATGGGCGGCGATAGACGGCGATGGGCGGCACGGTGTGAACCGTGCCGCCCAAGTGTCAGGGCGTCAGGTGTTCAGGACCGCGCCGCCAGCGTCCACCCACGCGCCCCTTCCCGCTCCCGCCAGAACTGTGCGTACCGTCCCCCGAGCCCCAGCAGTTCCTCGTGCGTCCCCTGCTCCACGATCCGCCCACCGTCCAGGAAGGCGATCAGGTCGGCGCCGCGGATGGTGTCGAGGCGATGGGCGACGACCAGGACCGTGCGGTCGGCGGTGAGCGCGGCCAGGGCCTGCTGGACCGCGGCCTCGTTCCAGGCGTCGAGGGCCGAGGTCGCCTCGTCGAGCAGGACGACCGGGGCCCGCTTGAGCAGGGCGCGGGCGATGGAGATCCGCTGACGCTCGCCGCCGGACAGGGCCGCGCCGCCCTCGCCGACCCGGGCGGCCCAGCCGTCCGGCAGCCGCTCGACGATCTCGTCGACCCGGGCGAGCCGCCCGGCCGCCCGCACCTCCTCGTCCGTGGCGTCCTCGCGTCCGGCGCGGATGTTGTCCTCGATGGATCCCGCGAAGAGGTACACGTCCTGGAAGACCATGGCCAGCCGGGACATCAGCTGGTCCGTCGTCAGGTCGCGTACGTCGGTGCCGCCGACGCGGACGGTGCCCGCGCGCACGTCCCAGAAGCGGGCGATCAGCCGGGTCACCGTCGTCTTGCCCGAGCCGGAGGGCCCCACCAGCGCCACGGTGTGTCCGGCCGGGACCCGCAGGTCGAGCCCGTCGAGGACGGTCCGCTCGTCGTCGTAGCCGAAGGAGACGTCGTCGAGTTCGATGCCGTACGTCTCCGGCAGCGGGCCCTCGGTCGCGGGCTGCGGCAGCGGAGCGGAGGCGAGCACCCCGTCCAGGCGCTCCAGGGTGCCGCGAGCGACCCGCAGCGAGCCGCCCAGCTCCGCCGCCGCGCCCATGGGTTCGACGAAGCGCACGGCGAGTACCAGCACCGCGATCAGCTCACCCGCACCGACCGAGCCGCCGATGGCGAGGGCGGTGCCGAGGACCAGGACGCAGGTGAAGCAGAGCTGCACGGCGAGCGCGAAGCCCGCGATGCCGGGCACGCCGATACGGACGGCGGCGCGGGCCTCGGCGTGCTGCTCGCGCAGGGCGGCGTCGAGGAGTTCGTGGTCCTGCGCCGTCCGCCCGAACGCGCGCAGCGCGGGCTGGTGGCGGGCGAACTCCACCAGCCGGTCCGCGGTTTCGACGGACGCGGCATGGGACTGCCGGTCGACCCGGCCGATGAGCCGCCCGGACCAGCGGTAGGCACCGGCGGCGACCGGCGCCGCCGCCAGCATGGCCAGCGCGAGCCGCCAGTCGAAGGCGAACGTGGCGAGCACGACGACGGCAGGGGTGACGAAGGCGTTGCACAGCGGCCGCAGCAGGTTGGCGGCGGCGTTCATCACCTGCACGACCCCCTGCCCAGCCAACTGGCCCAGCGCCCCGGTGCGTTCCCCGCCGAACCAACCCAGCGGCAGCGCGACGACGTGATCGCCGATCCGGCGGTGCAGATGGCGTCCGAGCTCCGCGCTGAAGCGGTTGCCCCGCACGGTCGCGGCGAACGCGGCGGCACCGTAGACGGCGGTGGCCGCGGCGAGGGCGCCGACCCACGGCCAGGCCTCGGCGGGATCGTCGCCGAGGAGCCGGGTCAGCAGCGGGACCAGGAAGGCGTACGCCACCCCTTGGAGGGCTGCCGCGAGGACGGCCCACAGCATGACGCGGCGCAGCCCCTCCGTCTGCTCTCGGCCCAGTACGCGTGTCAGCAGCGCGGTCATCGCGCGACTCCCTTCTGCTGGAGGGCCCACATGTGTGCGTAGCGGCCGTCCAGGTCGAGCAGTTCGGTGTGGGTGCCCTGCTCCACGATCCGTCCGCCGTCCAGGACGACGATCCGGTCGGCGTCCCGTACCGTCGCCAGGCGGTGGGCGATCACCAGCAGGGTGCGGCCGGCGGCGAGTGCGGACAGGGCCTGCTGTACGGCGGCCTCGGACTCGGGGTCGGCGAAGGAGGTCGCCTCGTCGAGGACGAGGACGGGCGCGTCGGCGAGCAACGCCCTTGCCACGGAGAGGCGTTGGGACTCGCCGCCGGAGAGGACCGCGTCCTCGCCGATGACCGAGTCGTAGCCGCGCGGCAGTGCGGTGATCCGGTCGTGGATGTGTGCGTCACGCGCGGCCGTCTCGACGGCCGTGTCGTCGGCGTCGGGCTGGCCGAGCCTGATGTTGTCGCGGACGGTGGTGCGCAGCAGATGGGGGTCCTGGAAGACGAAGGACACCTGCCGGTACAGATCGCCCGGGGCGATGTCCCGGACGTCCGTGCCGCCGATGCGTACCGTGCCGGCGGTGGTGTCCCAGAAGCGGGGCACGAGCCGGGCGAGTGTGGACTTGCCCGAGCCGG
It encodes:
- a CDS encoding Gfo/Idh/MocA family oxidoreductase; this translates as MTRVIVCGTGFGRVYLSAFQEQPGPEFPLRLTGVLGRGSPRSKACAERYGVPLLTDPDDVPDIADLACVVVPNGVGGGEGAELARRLMERGVHVLHEHPIHQSELAACLRTARKHGVQYRLNTFYPHLAPVRRFLAAARHLAERQELLYAEGACAIHVAYDLIDILGQALGGLRPWQFTDPAPGGGPFSTLEGRLAGVPVTLRVLNQLDPEDPDNHTHLLHRAALGFTGGTLTLASTHGPVLWSPALPAPRGDDGELDFDSDAHRLVRLPSVQPVGPAEAPTHREVYNEVWPEGVRRALRAMVDAAETGGDPMRAGQYHLTLSQIWQDLTARLGYPELVRRPAPEPVTAPDLVAAVRAREGL
- a CDS encoding cytochrome P450 → MTGTITAFNPLDLSHTDDPYPRLAALRRDRPVSTPLPGWHVVVRDADVRAVLAAPEAWSSRRNNTSVPDTPEADRELALSQLDPPAHTRLRRLLSPAFARTVVAGLEPVVRERAETLADGLKGGGDLVAAFAAPLPRAVLAAFCGVGDGDAAEYDRWAAGFTDLLGHRARPEWPAFERWALRAAEGPALGGVLGRLDRAEAVAFLHFLIVAGVPNLRHALGNLVLRLLREDHWRAEGLPDAIEESLRLDPPALWQMRTATRDAVLADTPVRAGERVIAVVASANRDPARWGEDADAFRPGRPGLRAHLAFGKGPHACLGASLTRLQLRVAAEVLIERYPGLRLASDFRFRRAGDFMSRGPAALPVHVE
- a CDS encoding thioesterase II family protein, which produces MTSVTSNASSAPSLWLRRPVPRAAASISLVCFPHAGGSAAFYTAWARLLPPHVELVAVQYPGRQDRLTEPAAQSMDELAVAVAEALHADCPHRERVLFGHSMGASVAWETALRLEASGAPPRHVFVSGRPGPRRQRPGTVHLRDDDGLAAELRRLDGTHAELLDDPEVRAVLLPSVRADYRLIETYRADPAARLRCPLTALTGDRDEEAPVTDVAAWSTATESVFSSLVLPGGHFYLVPQAERVVAAVLDTCGAPTLHPMFP
- a CDS encoding methyltransferase, with the translated sequence MTTLPEAAPARVDLTALADLVTPWAIRVAATLRLADHIAAGHTALPDLARAADADADALRRMLRVLVGRGVFAEPRQDTYALTPAAELLKDSGAFGLRAWFDLDGMGGRMDQAFGRLLDTVRTGEPAYPLVHGRSLWQDTLDDPELARSYADLMAAHTRFAAPEVVAAHPWPERGHVVDVGGGSGSLLSRLLTARPGLRGTLLDLPEAAEEAGRALAAAGHAERASVHPGSFFDPLPTGADLYLLTWVLHDWNDDDAVRILRRCAEATADGAGSVLIVENLVTEGRRADVAAAMDLRLLVLFGGRERTPGQLDELVSRAGLRVTGRRVTGTGIHLVTCSR
- a CDS encoding ABC transporter ATP-binding protein, whose protein sequence is MTALLTRVLGREQTEGLRRVMLWAVLAAALQGVAYAFLVPLLTRLLGDDPAEAWPWVGALAAATAVYGAAAFAATVRGNRFSAELGRHLHRRIGDHVVALPLGWFGGERTGALGQLAGQGVVQVMNAAANLLRPLCNAFVTPAVVVLATFAFDWRLALAMLAAAPVAAGAYRWSGRLIGRVDRQSHAASVETADRLVEFARHQPALRAFGRTAQDHELLDAALREQHAEARAAVRIGVPGIAGFALAVQLCFTCVLVLGTALAIGGSVGAGELIAVLVLAVRFVEPMGAAAELGGSLRVARGTLERLDGVLASAPLPQPATEGPLPETYGIELDDVSFGYDDERTVLDGLDLRVPAGHTVALVGPSGSGKTTVTRLIARFWDVRAGTVRVGGTDVRDLTTDQLMSRLAMVFQDVYLFAGSIEDNIRAGREDATDEEVRAAGRLARVDEIVERLPDGWAARVGEGGAALSGGERQRISIARALLKRAPVVLLDEATSALDAWNEAAVQQALAALTADRTVLVVAHRLDTIRGADLIAFLDGGRIVEQGTHEELLGLGGRYAQFWREREGARGWTLAARS